One Campylobacter concisus ATCC 51562 DNA window includes the following coding sequences:
- a CDS encoding YajQ family cyclic di-GMP-binding protein, whose product MATEHSFDISAEVDMMEVKNALETAKKEIAARYDFKGLAAEVELNEKEKFITLLSSSDNKIDALKDIVISKLIKRNIPPVAITETKREPASGGNLKATLKLNDTLDAENSKKITKAIKDSKIKVSAQIRGEEIRVTSKSIDDLQECIKLVRGLNLELPISFKNLK is encoded by the coding sequence ATGGCAACTGAGCATAGTTTTGATATAAGTGCCGAGGTCGATATGATGGAGGTTAAAAATGCTCTTGAGACGGCAAAAAAAGAGATCGCGGCGAGGTATGACTTTAAGGGACTTGCAGCTGAAGTCGAGCTAAATGAAAAAGAGAAATTTATCACGCTTCTTAGCTCAAGTGATAACAAGATCGACGCGCTAAAAGACATCGTGATCTCAAAACTCATCAAGCGCAACATCCCACCAGTGGCGATCACAGAGACAAAAAGAGAGCCAGCGAGTGGTGGAAATTTAAAGGCGACGCTAAAACTAAACGACACACTTGACGCTGAAAACTCAAAAAAGATCACCAAAGCGATCAAAGACTCAAAGATCAAGGTGAGTGCGCAGATCAGGGGCGAAGAGATCAGAGTGACAAGCAAAAGTATAGATGATCTGCAGGAGTGTATAAAGCTAGTAAGGGGGTTAAATTTAGAACTTCCGATAAGCTTTAAAAACCTAAAGTAA
- a CDS encoding D-2-hydroxyacid dehydrogenase: MKIVCLDAATLGENVDLSIFKKFGEFISYQKTKSEEVVPRLKGVDVVITNKVVIDKAVIDALNLKLICISATGMNNVDLEHAKAKNIAVKNVAGYSTASVVQHTFAMLFELTNHIKFYDRYVKSGEWVKSEIFTYLGADISEIASKEFGIIGLGEIGRGVAAAARAFGANVSYYSTSGVNNNSEFKQKSLKELLRSSDIISIHAPLNEKTRNLLGANEINLLKDDAIVLNLGRGGIVDEAAMARAIDERNLRFGTDVLESEPMSENSPFLNVKNKENLLITPHVAWGSLEARKTLVAKIVANIENFINESR; encoded by the coding sequence ATGAAGATCGTTTGTTTAGACGCGGCAACGCTGGGAGAAAACGTAGATCTTAGTATTTTTAAGAAATTTGGCGAGTTTATCAGCTACCAAAAAACAAAAAGCGAAGAGGTCGTGCCTCGTCTAAAAGGCGTTGATGTGGTCATCACAAACAAGGTTGTTATCGATAAAGCCGTGATAGACGCGCTAAATTTAAAGCTCATTTGCATAAGCGCAACTGGCATGAATAATGTCGATCTAGAACATGCAAAAGCCAAAAACATAGCAGTTAAAAACGTCGCTGGCTACTCAACCGCAAGCGTCGTGCAACACACATTTGCCATGCTTTTTGAGCTAACAAATCACATCAAATTTTATGATCGCTACGTAAAAAGTGGAGAGTGGGTGAAGAGTGAAATTTTTACCTATCTTGGCGCAGATATCAGCGAGATCGCTAGCAAAGAATTTGGCATCATCGGACTTGGCGAGATAGGACGCGGTGTGGCGGCAGCGGCACGTGCATTTGGCGCAAACGTGAGCTACTACTCGACAAGCGGAGTAAATAACAATAGCGAATTTAAGCAAAAAAGCTTAAAGGAGCTACTAAGAAGCAGCGACATCATCAGCATCCATGCACCACTAAATGAAAAGACTAGAAATTTACTAGGCGCAAACGAGATAAATTTGCTAAAAGATGATGCGATAGTGCTAAATTTAGGACGTGGCGGCATAGTGGATGAAGCTGCGATGGCGAGGGCGATAGATGAGAGAAATTTACGCTTTGGCACCGACGTTTTAGAAAGCGAACCGATGAGCGAAAATAGCCCATTTTTAAATGTAAAAAACAAAGAAAATCTACTCATCACGCCGCACGTGGCATGGGGTAGCCTGGAGGCTAGAAAGACGCTCGTCGCAAAGATCGTCGCAAACATCGAAAATTTCATCAATGAGAGCAGATAA
- a CDS encoding UPF0323 family lipoprotein, with protein MKHIKKIATYAAVGGFGAIVMAGLAGCGSNNGGDENALNEVAQKNGAFVIIEESAPGVYKILEEYPSTETRVVLKDINGTERVLSKDEIDKLLAQANANIDNGTSNLTKASDAQLSSGGLSLGETILASAAGAILGSWIGSKLFGNQNFQATRQNSYKNPSAYTRSVDSFNKQKAANSAARSSGGKSGFFGGGSKSSSSSSSFGG; from the coding sequence ATGAAACACATTAAAAAGATAGCTACTTATGCTGCGGTGGGCGGTTTTGGTGCGATCGTTATGGCTGGCCTTGCTGGTTGTGGCAGTAACAATGGCGGTGATGAAAACGCACTAAATGAAGTTGCGCAAAAAAATGGTGCTTTTGTCATCATCGAAGAGAGCGCACCTGGAGTTTATAAAATTTTAGAAGAGTATCCAAGCACTGAAACTAGAGTTGTGTTAAAAGATATAAACGGCACTGAGCGTGTGCTAAGTAAAGACGAGATCGATAAACTCCTAGCTCAAGCAAACGCAAATATTGACAATGGTACTTCAAATTTGACAAAGGCTAGCGACGCACAGCTAAGTAGTGGCGGTCTAAGCCTTGGTGAGACGATCCTTGCCTCAGCTGCTGGCGCGATACTTGGTAGCTGGATAGGTAGCAAGCTTTTTGGAAATCAAAATTTCCAAGCTACTCGTCAAAATTCTTACAAAAATCCAAGTGCATACACAAGAAGCGTTGATAGCTTTAATAAGCAAAAAGCAGCAAATTCTGCTGCAAGAAGCAGTGGTGGCAAGAGCGGATTTTTCGGTGGTGGCTCAAAATCAAGCTCTAGCTCATCAAGCTTTGGAGGCTGA
- the rpsU gene encoding 30S ribosomal protein S21: MPGIKVHPNESFDEGYRKFKKQTDRNLVVTEARARRFFEPKTEIRKKQKIAARKKMLKRLYMLRRYESRL, from the coding sequence TTGCCTGGTATTAAGGTACATCCTAACGAGTCATTTGACGAGGGTTACAGAAAGTTTAAAAAACAAACTGACCGTAATTTAGTCGTTACTGAAGCAAGAGCTAGACGCTTCTTTGAGCCTAAAACTGAGATCCGCAAGAAACAAAAAATTGCAGCTCGCAAGAAAATGCTTAAACGTCTTTATATGCTTAGACGCTACGAGTCAAGACTCTAA
- the ccoG gene encoding cytochrome c oxidase accessory protein CcoG, with the protein MSKDFHLSYAKRRYIFFACITLFVFVLPFIRVNDAQLFLLSFDKSRVDLFFTKFDMQELYLLPFLFIILFLSIFFLTTLAGRVWCGWSCPQTIFRTIFRDLLQTKILKIRKNIQNKQNEPKGQILKRALAVGIWCVLALIISANFLWYFVPPLDFFAYLKEPSEHGVLLAFWLVIAIWLVYDVVILKENFCIYVCPYARVQSVMFDNDTIQVIYNQKRGGVIYNGQEKFKKPKEEGALCTGCEACVRICPTHIDIRKGMQLECINCLECSDACAKVMKHFDESSLIEWRSINSIKEQKRVKILRFRTVAYLVILGIVLTAGVLMSGKKESMLLNINRTSELYKILDENEVENSYVFLVQNTQNKEHAFYFEVDDKNIEISRPSKPFILKAGAKQRVIVTLKSKNENLIDKDLLKHINIKAYATDEPAISVQRQSTFIYPKR; encoded by the coding sequence ATGTCAAAGGATTTTCATCTTAGCTACGCCAAGAGGCGTTACATTTTTTTCGCCTGTATTACGCTATTTGTCTTTGTTTTGCCATTTATCAGAGTAAATGATGCGCAGCTATTTTTGCTAAGTTTTGATAAAAGTAGAGTTGATCTCTTTTTTACAAAATTTGATATGCAAGAGCTTTACTTGTTACCATTTTTATTTATCATTTTGTTCTTAAGTATATTTTTCCTAACGACACTTGCAGGGCGCGTTTGGTGCGGTTGGAGCTGTCCACAAACTATTTTTAGAACGATATTTCGTGACCTTTTGCAGACTAAAATTTTAAAGATCAGAAAAAATATCCAAAATAAGCAAAATGAGCCAAAAGGACAAATTTTAAAGCGTGCTTTAGCAGTTGGAATTTGGTGTGTTTTAGCTCTTATTATTTCGGCAAATTTTTTATGGTATTTTGTGCCACCGCTTGATTTTTTTGCTTATTTAAAAGAGCCAAGTGAACATGGAGTTTTGCTTGCATTTTGGCTTGTTATAGCTATTTGGTTAGTTTATGATGTCGTCATTTTAAAAGAAAATTTTTGCATTTATGTCTGTCCTTACGCTAGGGTGCAATCAGTGATGTTTGATAACGATACGATCCAAGTTATTTACAATCAAAAAAGAGGCGGCGTAATCTATAATGGACAAGAGAAATTTAAAAAGCCAAAAGAAGAGGGTGCGCTATGTACTGGCTGCGAGGCATGCGTGAGGATATGCCCAACACACATTGATATAAGAAAAGGTATGCAGCTTGAATGTATAAATTGTCTAGAGTGTAGTGATGCTTGCGCTAAAGTGATGAAGCATTTTGATGAAAGCTCGCTTATTGAGTGGAGAAGTATAAACTCTATAAAAGAGCAAAAAAGGGTCAAAATTTTACGCTTTAGAACAGTTGCCTACCTTGTCATTTTGGGCATTGTTTTGACAGCTGGGGTATTGATGAGTGGCAAAAAAGAAAGTATGCTTTTAAACATAAATAGAACAAGCGAGCTTTATAAAATTTTAGATGAAAATGAAGTCGAAAATTCTTACGTATTTTTGGTGCAAAACACACAAAATAAAGAGCATGCCTTTTACTTTGAAGTAGATGATAAGAATATAGAAATTTCTCGTCCAAGTAAGCCATTTATATTAAAAGCTGGTGCAAAGCAACGAGTCATTGTCACGTTAAAATCAAAAAATGAAAATTTAATCGATAAAGATCTTTTAAAACATATAAATATAAAAGCCTATGCCACTGACGAGCCAGCTATCAGCGTTCAAAGGCAAAGTACTTTTATCTATCCTAAAAGATGA
- a CDS encoding TetR/AcrR family transcriptional regulator has product MAISEKGKKRYELIVKTALELFLEKGYEKTSLSDIVAISGGSLSSIYTFFENKEGLFEAIVEQEIDALIKEIDEKIDLKISHSLEEFLTKFATIIFSITCSKRHISLGRIMMSEGSKNGGKLGKTFLDQILKKIDLVLINFFERDEIKAKLDPKFSAKFAAKYFIQSVIGAYYYDSLLINEEPKLSERERKKHVGLCVELFLNGVSKK; this is encoded by the coding sequence ATGGCGATCTCAGAAAAGGGTAAAAAAAGATACGAACTTATCGTAAAAACAGCACTTGAGCTATTTTTAGAAAAAGGATACGAAAAGACAAGCTTAAGTGACATCGTAGCGATAAGTGGCGGATCACTTTCTAGCATTTATACATTTTTTGAGAATAAAGAGGGGCTTTTTGAGGCGATCGTTGAGCAAGAGATAGATGCGCTTATAAAAGAGATCGATGAGAAAATAGATCTTAAAATTTCTCATAGCTTGGAGGAATTTTTAACCAAATTTGCAACCATAATATTTTCTATTACTTGCAGCAAAAGGCATATCTCTCTTGGTAGGATAATGATGAGTGAGGGTTCTAAAAATGGTGGCAAACTTGGTAAGACGTTTTTGGATCAAATTTTAAAAAAGATCGATCTTGTGCTTATAAATTTCTTTGAAAGAGATGAGATAAAAGCCAAACTTGATCCAAAATTTTCAGCCAAATTTGCTGCAAAGTACTTTATACAAAGTGTGATAGGAGCTTATTACTACGATTCGCTTTTGATAAATGAAGAACCAAAGCTTAGTGAAAGAGAGCGTAAAAAGCATGTTGGCTT
- a CDS encoding glutathionylspermidine synthase family protein, which yields MINLRKITPLNNEFMEKIGFAWHTDNDNSSYIADEIVQVKASEADAYYEAANELYDMYVNAAQHVIDNNLFHEIGIPFNLVDSIKKSWENDVHWHLYGRFDLAGGLDGKPIKLIEFNADTPTAVFETAIIQWAMLKLNHMDEVEQFNNLYEALKQNFKRLITLGDDNVNFDDVYEGWGILFSSIAGSIEDEQTVKLLQYIAKEAGFKTDFAYVDEVVFNDNEGIFKGDENFEYWFKLVPWESIAIDEGELALILSNIIKNQKAIIINPAYTLLFQSKGILKILWDLYPNHPLLLETSNEPLKGKKYVKKPVFGREGANVSIHDENGAQIASNDGEYDSNKAIYQEFYEFNQDERGDNYQAGVFYAYEACALGYRKGGKILDNYSKFVGHFIKD from the coding sequence ATGATAAATTTAAGAAAAATCACTCCGTTAAATAACGAATTTATGGAGAAAATCGGCTTTGCATGGCATACAGATAACGATAACAGCTCATATATCGCAGATGAGATCGTGCAGGTAAAAGCAAGTGAAGCGGATGCTTATTATGAGGCGGCAAATGAGCTATACGATATGTATGTAAATGCTGCTCAGCACGTCATTGACAACAACCTTTTTCACGAGATAGGCATACCATTTAATCTCGTTGATAGCATCAAAAAAAGCTGGGAAAACGACGTTCACTGGCATCTTTATGGCAGATTTGATCTTGCTGGTGGGCTTGATGGCAAGCCGATAAAACTGATCGAATTTAACGCCGACACGCCAACGGCGGTCTTTGAGACAGCGATCATTCAGTGGGCGATGCTAAAACTAAATCATATGGATGAAGTAGAACAATTTAATAACCTTTACGAAGCTCTAAAGCAAAATTTTAAACGCCTTATCACGCTTGGCGACGATAATGTAAATTTTGATGATGTTTACGAGGGCTGGGGGATACTCTTTAGCTCTATTGCTGGCAGTATAGAGGACGAGCAAACCGTAAAACTACTGCAATACATCGCAAAAGAGGCCGGCTTTAAAACCGACTTTGCCTACGTTGATGAGGTCGTTTTTAACGATAATGAAGGTATTTTTAAAGGTGATGAAAATTTCGAGTACTGGTTTAAGCTTGTGCCTTGGGAGAGCATAGCGATCGATGAGGGCGAGCTAGCACTCATACTTTCAAATATCATCAAAAACCAAAAAGCCATTATCATAAATCCAGCCTACACACTACTTTTCCAAAGTAAGGGAATTTTAAAAATTCTTTGGGATCTTTATCCAAATCACCCGCTCTTGCTTGAGACTTCAAACGAGCCACTAAAAGGCAAAAAATATGTGAAAAAGCCGGTATTTGGCAGAGAAGGAGCTAACGTCTCAATACACGATGAAAACGGTGCGCAAATAGCAAGTAATGACGGCGAATACGACTCAAATAAAGCCATTTATCAAGAATTTTACGAGTTTAATCAAGATGAAAGAGGCGATAACTACCAAGCAGGCGTATTTTACGCTTATGAAGCGTGTGCGCTTGGATATAGAAAGGGCGGTAAAATTTTAGATAATTACTCTAAATTTGTAGGACATTTTATTAAGGATTAA